The Oceanispirochaeta sp. genome includes the window ATTTCCGGCTCTTCTGTTGCTGATACTTCTGCCTTAGGGTCGGTTCTTATCCCGAATATGATTAAAAAGGGGTACAGCAAGGGGTTCGCTACAGGAATCACCGTAGCTTCTTCCACCATGGGAATGATCATTCCGCCCAGTGTGCCTATGCTGATGTACGCCATGATTTCCGGAGCGTCTGTGGGGAAATTATTCCTGGCAGGAATGATTCCGGGTATCCTCATCGGCTTCTCTCAGCTTGTGCTCGTTTATTTCTACTCCGCCAGGAAAGGGTATCATCCCCCCCGGGAAAAAGTCAGTTTTCAGGAAATCTCCAAAACAACCAGAGATGGTCTTCTGGCTATTGTCATGCCTCTGGTCATCGTGCTATCTGTATCCACAGGTGTGGCAACAGCCAGCGAATCCGCGGGAATTGCCGTTTTGTATTCACTGATATTGGGATTCTTCCTGTATAAGGAACTGACAGTCAAAGACATGCCGGGCATCTTGAAAAAAACAGTCATGATGTCCAGTTCCATCATGATCATCGTCGGTTTTTCGATGATTTTTACATGGATACTGGCGGTTGAACAGATCCCTGCCATGGTGGCTAACTTCATCATGGGACTCGAGATTCACCGATTCTGGATACTTCTGTTTATTGATATCCTGATCCTTTTTGTTGGAACCTTTGTGGATGTTGCACCCGCCCTGCTGCTGCTTTGTCCCATTCTGCTTCCGGTGATGGGCTTTTTTGGTGTGGATGAGCTGCAGTTTGGAGCCATCATGATAACTGGCTTAGCCATCGGTCTGGTCACTCCCCCCGTGGGAATGTGCCTCAATGCCGCCAATAAGATCTGCGGTATGCCCATAATGGATATATTCAAGAGTGCACTGCCTTTCATTATCTGTAATGTCATGGTTCTGCTCCTGGTGACCTATGTACCGGAAATCAGCACATGGCTGCCTTCCCTTTTTATGTAATTGAATTGAAAAAATAAGAA containing:
- a CDS encoding TRAP transporter large permease — protein: MSMLIMMICLFLLILLSVPIAYSLGASGLLYLLLEQPAFISTLPQRVWSGTNSFVIIAMPLFILAGELMNRGGLTRRLINFSLLTVKPIRGGLGEVNVVASMIFGGISGSSVADTSALGSVLIPNMIKKGYSKGFATGITVASSTMGMIIPPSVPMLMYAMISGASVGKLFLAGMIPGILIGFSQLVLVYFYSARKGYHPPREKVSFQEISKTTRDGLLAIVMPLVIVLSVSTGVATASESAGIAVLYSLILGFFLYKELTVKDMPGILKKTVMMSSSIMIIVGFSMIFTWILAVEQIPAMVANFIMGLEIHRFWILLFIDILILFVGTFVDVAPALLLLCPILLPVMGFFGVDELQFGAIMITGLAIGLVTPPVGMCLNAANKICGMPIMDIFKSALPFIICNVMVLLLVTYVPEISTWLPSLFM